TGTACGAAGAAACGCCGGAAATTCGCAAAGAAGCCTTTGTGCGCGAAGAAATTAGAGTGAAAAAAGTTGTAGACCGCCACACAGTAGAAGCACAAGACACAATTCGTCGAGAACAGTTAGATATTGATACTACAGGAGAATTGCATGTGGATGAAACTGGTACACAAAGAGAAGAAGCTGTTTGAGTAGCTGGGTAAGAAATTTGCTTTGGAGATTTATTTTAAATAATGCAGGCAGGGAAGGGAAAGTTTTACCTCTGCCTGTACTTTTATTTTTAATTTTTCTAATCATCATCAAACAAATAGAATCTTGATATTTTTTATCTGCTTAAACAAAAAATATTTATAACTTTTGATGTGTTTTTTTGAACAGATATCATTCAATAGTAGGAGATAAATCAGCCAATAAATATTTATCTTAGTTATTAAGAGATGGTATGAAAACTCAGAGGTAACTATAATGGTTCTTCACAGATTAGCAGAATTTGATCCCAATTACCGCGAAACTATTCAAGGTAATGATATTAAAGGATTAGGTGTCTACACAGACGTAGGTCATGAAAAGATTGGTACTGTCACCGACGTTTTAGTTGATGAACAAGGGCGTTTCCGCTATCTAATTGTTGACTTAGGTTTTTGGATATTTGGAAAAAAAGTATTACTCCCAGTTGGACGTTCTCGCATTGACTATGATGCTCATCGCGTTTACGCTCTGGGTATGACTAGACAACAAGCGGAAGATTTACCAAAATTTGAAGAAGGTAGAACGCTGGATTACGACTATGAAGAACAGGTACGCGGGGTTTATCGTGATACTAAATATGCTTCCGGTGCGGTAGAAGCATCAACACCAACTTACACCCGTGAAAGTTATACTTACGAGCATGAACCTTCTTTGTACAACTTAAATCAGCAAGACCATCAAACTCTACGCTTGTATGAAGAACGGCTGATTGCTAGCAAAAGACGCGAAAAAACTGGAGAAGTCGCAATTGGTAAGCACGTTGAAACACAAACTGCAAGAGTTTCAGTACCAATAGAAAAAGAGCATATTGTAATTGAGCGTGTGACTCCAGAAGATGCGGGTAGGGTTGTTTCTCCTAGCGAAGCTAATTTCCGTGAAGGCGAAGTTGCTCGTGTAGAAATCCATGAAGAAACACCTCAAGTTCGCAAAGAGGCCGTTTTGCGTGAAGAAGTGAGAGTTAAAAAGGTTGTCGAGCAAGAGACAGTTGAGACTCAAGACACTGTGCGACGTGAAGAGTTAGATATCAATGCTCCCAATCTTCCAGTTGAAGAACGTTAATCAATCAGAAAAAAGCAATTAGCCATGAGCTAATCATATCAGGTTCGGCTCATCACTTATAATTAAAGTCCCTTGGGTTGAGAAAAAACCCAACACTGAAAATCATTTGTATTATTCCGGGGAAGCTAGCTATAACTCCAAATACAAAAATGGATTTTATTATAAGTATTCAGGGTAACTTGATATGAATAATGAGACGCAGTGCAGGTGGGGTTTTTAAATTAGCTTTGCCTGCACTTGTGATCACTCAAGCATACAAATTATATAACTTGGTTTTATAAAAGCATTTGATCATTCTTTTTATGAATAGCCAACCAATGGCAAATAACCTTAAACAAGTCCACAAGAAGACTAATATCCACACCTTGTTAGAAACGTTAAAAAACAAAGTTCGAGATTTTGTTGTAACTGATAGGCAAGGTCAAATAGTAGGTAAGGTCAAAGATTTAATTTTGGATGCTAATCGTCGGCTGAATTTAGTGATATCTCAACAGACGAATCAAAAAA
The window above is part of the Nodularia spumigena CCY9414 genome. Proteins encoded here:
- a CDS encoding DUF2382 domain-containing protein; protein product: MVLHRLAEFDPNYRETIQGNDIKGLGVYTDVGHEKIGTVTDVLVDEQGRFRYLIVDLGFWIFGKKVLLPVGRSRIDYDAHRVYALGMTRQQAEDLPKFEEGRTLDYDYEEQVRGVYRDTKYASGAVEASTPTYTRESYTYEHEPSLYNLNQQDHQTLRLYEERLIASKRREKTGEVAIGKHVETQTARVSVPIEKEHIVIERVTPEDAGRVVSPSEANFREGEVARVEIHEETPQVRKEAVLREEVRVKKVVEQETVETQDTVRREELDINAPNLPVEER